The Subtercola sp. PAMC28395 genome segment CACAGGGCCGGGCAGAACCGGTCACTGCGGCGGCCGACGATCCCGTTGGCGCCGCCCAGCAGGGTGCCCTCCCGGCGACGGACTCCCTGACGAGAACGGTCGAGGTCGTCAACAAGGACGGCCTGCACGCGAGACCCGCCGCCGAGTTCGTCAAGCTGGCCAATACCTTCCCGGCGAAGGTCACCATCAACGGGAAGGACTCCAAGAGCCTGCTGGGGATCATGTCGCTGGGCCTCGTGCGGGGCACCACTGCCACCCTCGAGACAGGCGACCCAAGTGGCAAGGGTGCCCTCGACGCGCTGGCTGCTCTCATCGAGAGCGGTTTCGGAGAAGCCTGAATCCTGCGCCGGGTGACAGTCGATCACCCGGCGCGGAGCCAGCGTGCCGCGCTTGGGGCGAGCGCCTGTTCAGGTCGCCCGCCGCGCTCACCGTGCCGCGCTTGGGGCGAGCGCCTGTCTAGGCGCCCGCCGCGCTCAGCGTGCCGCGCTGTAAGCGAGCGCCTGTTCAGGGCGCCCGCCGCGCTCACCGTGCCGCGCTGTAAGCGAGCGCCTGTTCAGGGCGCCCGCCGCGCTCACCGTGCCGCGCTGTAAGCGAGCGCCTGTTCAGGGCGCCCGCCGCGCTCAGCGTGCCGCGCTTTAAGCGAGCGCCTGTTCAAGGCGCCCGCCGCGCTCACCGTGCCGCGCTTTAAGCGAGCGCCTGTCTAGGGCGCCCGCCGCGCTCACTTACTTTCTCGTCGTGGTCCGGTTCTCCGCTGAGACCATCCACGCGTACTGTTCGAGCTTCTCGATGACGGCGTGGAGGATGTCGGCGCTTGTCGGGTCCGCATCGTCGACGGTGTCGTGCACGTCACGCATGGTGCCGACGACCGCTTCGATACGCGCTGTCACGAGGTCGACGGTCTCCGCCGTGTCGATTTCGCCGTTGGGGTACTCAGGCAACGTCGTGGTTGCGGCGACGGTGTCGCTCCGGCCATCCGGAACAGCGTGCAGGGCACGCATGCGCTCGGCAACGGTGTCACTGAATTCCCGGGCCGAGTCGATGATCTCGTCGAGCTGAAGGTGGAGGTCCCTGAAGTTCTTGCCTACGACGTTCCAATGCGCCTGCTTGCCCTGCACGTGCAACTCGACGAGGTCGACGAGTACCTGCTGGAGAGAATCGGTCAATTCCTTGGGAGCTTTGAAGCCGCGTTCTGCGTTCTGACGACGGGTGCTCTTCGCACCGCCGTCAACGGGAACCTGCACATCTCGCTTGATTGTGGCTGTAGACATCGGTTGTTGTCCTTTCGATGGTGAGCTGTGGCTCCTCGAGGCTACGCCGGTCGGCAGGGGCTCCGCCGGAACACCTGGGGTGGTTGACACGGGGCCAGAGTCAGGTTCTGTGAAGGGTCTGTCACAACCCGCGGCGTTCACGTGGCGTGGGTTCGGCGCCCCGACTTCGGTTGCTGTGTGCGCGTGAGTTCTTCGATCGTGATCGCCGCATTGATGAGTGCCAGGTGGCTCAGGCCCTGGGGAAGGTTGCCCAAGAACGACAGATCGTCGGGGTCGATCATCTCGGAGTAGAGGCCGACATCGTTGCCCAGCTCCACGAGCTCGTTCATGAGCGCGATCGCCTCACCGGTGCGCCCGACGCAGGCGAGTGCCGATGCGACCCAGAACGAACACGCGACGAAGGCTGCTTCTTCGCCCTGGACTCCCGAATAGCGGTAGACGAGTGGCCCACGCCCGAGTTCGCCCCGGATCGCGTCGATGGTGGACGACATGCGGGCTCCTCTGTCGAACCCGCTGGGCGCGTGCAGAAGCACGGAGGCGTCGAGTTCATCTGTTCCCGGAAACGAGACGTAGCTCTGGCGGTCTTCAGACCAGCAGTGTTCCCTGATCCATTCCGCGATCAGGCCGCGCTCGGCGCTCCAACGGCTCGGGTCGCCGGGGATCTGGCCGAGTTCGCAGAGTTCGACTGCAGCATCGAGCGCCTGCCAGCACCCCATCTTCGACGACGTGTAGTGCTGCGCTTCGCCGAGCTCCCAGATGCCTGCGTCGGGTTGGCGCCAGGCGTCGCAGGTGCGATCGGCAATGTCGGCGAGCATCCGCCCGGTTTCGGCATCGAGCACGTTCCCGCCTCGGGCATACAGGCGGACGACGTCGAAGAGGTCACCGAACACACCGAGCTGCAGTTGGTTGCGGGCAGGGTTGCCGACGACCACCGGGCCGCCGCCTCGCCAGCCGGTCGCACTGCGCTCCACTTCGCTGACCGGCAGTTCGCCCTGCAGCGTGTAGAAGACGTGCAGCTGTGGCCCGTGCGCGCGAATGGTCTTCAGCAGCCAGGAGACCGCTGCGTGGGTCTCTTCGCGGAGGCCGAAACGGATCAGCGCGTGCAGCATGTAGGCAGTGTCTCGGACCCAGGCGAATCGATAGTCCCAGTTCTTGCCACCAGCGGCGTTCTCGGGCAGTGATGTCGTCGCCGCTGCCGCGATTGCGCCCGTCGGGCTGTAGATGAGCAGCTTGAGGGCCAGCGCGCTGCGGCTCACCGACTCCGCCCACGGGCCGTCGTAGCTGAACTCACGAGACCAGTTCTGCCAATTGGCGATCGTGCGGTCGATGCCTGCGTCGACGGCCTCGGCATCGGGCAGATGGAGTGGTTCGTTCGAGGTTCCGACGACAGTGAGGACATGCCTCGAGCCAGCCGACGTCGTGAATCGGCCGACCACGGCACGGTCGCCGCCCCCGCGTGGCCCGTGGTCGATTCCGCGCACCGCGATCATCACAGAATCGACCCTGATGACCGACCCGTGGGCCGTCTTCTGGACCCAGGGTGACGCGGTTGACAGGCAGGTGCCGGGTGCCACCTTCCATCGGAAGCGCACGGTGCCCGAAATCCCCTCAATGCGCCGGGCGAGCTCGGCCCACGGAAGCCGCCCGGCGATGCCCGTGACGAGCGCGTCGGTCACGCGGGCGACACCCGTCTCCGTTGTGAAGGTCGTCTCCAGTACGTTCGTACCCTCGAGGTAACGCCGCGTGGAAGTGAACGCCCGAGTGGGTGTCAATTCGACTGATCCACCGTCTGCCTCATCGAGAAGCCTCGCGAACACGGGGGCGGCATCGAGGTTGGGGATCGGAAACCAGTCGACGCTACCGTCGAGGGCGATGAGTGCAACTGTGCGGCCGTCGCCGATGGCTCCGTACGATCGGAGGTCAGCGTAACCCTCACGCCGAATCGAGGTCGAGGAGCGAGGGCTGTCGCCTCTGGCACCGGGATGCCCGGCAGCAGTTGCCGCGCCGGCTTGTTTGCGGGTCGAAGTGCTCACGCTTCAGCGTACGTCGAACGTGCGGGCGTGCTCAGCTGTGAGCGGAGGTATCCTGCGAAGCCACCGGGAGTCCGGCCGATCCGGCGACCGGATGTGAGCACTTCGTGGTCCCGGGTCTCGATGACCGTTACCCCGCGTGCCCGGGCACGGTTCACCAGATCGACATCTTCGTGTTCGACAACAGGGACGAAGCCCCCTGCTGCCAGGTAGACGTCCGCTCGTATTCCCAGATTGGCACCGTAGATGCGACCGGCCGGCTGGCTGTCGGAATGGGCCTGGGTCCAGGCGTGGACCTGCTCTTCAGACAGGTCGTCGAAGTTCGGCCGCACCGTGCCGAGTACGACGTCAGCGCCAGCATCGGCCAACTCGATGTGTCGGGCGACCCAGTTCAGTGGGACCTGAGAGTCCGCATCAGTATTGGCGATCCAGAGTGCCGTGGCAGACTCGTCCCCGAAATTGTCGAGTGCCACAGCGACGCCGGCAGCGCGGGCGCGACCAACATTGCCCTCGGCAGACTGCACGCCATCGACAACGACCACGTCGGAGAAGGCCCGCGCAATCGCGCTGGTCCGGTCGTCTGAACCGTCGATGACCACCACGACCAGGAGCCGGGGCGTTCTCTCACCCAGAGTTCGGCGTGCAAAGAGCGCTGACGCGCGCAACGATTCGAGACACGGGCCTATCAGTTGCTCCTCGTTTCGCGCCGGGATGACAATCGCCAACCCCCTCGTCTGTGTCACCGCAGGCCTGTCTCTTCAGCGACGGACCGCCCGTCGAGAGTGAAGACTTCGAGCACGAAGTCCTTCTCTTCGTGCTTCGAAATCCTGTGCCAGCTGCGGTTCGCCGCGATCCTCCCGTGCACCCCGTCTCCGCTCTGGAGATAGTCGCCGACAGGGTATCGCCAGTGGCAGGCGACAAGGGTTCCCTCGGGGGTCAGAGACCCTTCGATATCGTGAAGCACAGCGTCGAGTCGCTCGGGGCTGAAATAGTATCCGACTTCAGAGAGCACAACGAGGTCGAACGAACCTGGCGGGAAATCCTTCCCGACATCCTGCACCTGCAACTCGACGTTCGGTGTTTCGACGAGTCGCTCGCGGGCCCGTGCGATGGCGGCCTCAGAGATGTCGACTGCGAGAAGCCGATCGCACCGGGCTGCGAGCTCCTGGGTGAGCACACCGATCGAGCACCCGATCTCCAGTCCGTAGCCATAACGAGGCCGGGGGAGTGAGGCAACGGTGAGCGCGCGTTTGCGTTCTTCGTACCAGCGGTCAGTGAAACCCCACGGGTCGGCATGCAGGTCGTAGGTCTTCTCGAAGTACGCCGCCGGAAGGGTCGTGAGTGGTGGCTCACGGTGAGCCACAGGCGAGCTGACCACGAAGATTTCGGCTGAGCGAGTGAAGTGTTCGAGAAAATCGGAGCGCAGCACGGCCTCGTCATCGGGCTGCTCAGACAGGGGCTCCACCTGCGAGCGATGCGCAGCAACGGCCGTTGTCTTCGCCTCGAGGGAGAGGGGACTCAGGTGCAGAGATGCGAGATCATTCCAGGGCACGGTGGGGTCGTTCGGGTTCGCCCAGTGCCACATCCAGATCGGATATTCCGCAAGGCTGCACCCTGACGAACTCGCTACCTCGGCAGCAATGCGCCCGACGATCTCGTGGTCGTGGTGGCCGTCTCCGCGCCACGGTGCGACGAGCAACACCGCGTCGCCCGAACCGGTGCCCACGGCGAGAGCCACGGCATCGCGTGTCGCGGGAACGGAAGCGTCAAGGTTTCCGTCTTCGAATGCGAGAGTCCTGACGGGTGCATGCGGGGCGAGAATCGCGACTGCCTCGCGCACCTCCGCCTCACGCCAGCGCGCAAGAGTCTCACGGTCGAACGTCGGTGATTCGGGGTGGGAGGCGCAGCCATCTGTGACGACGATAACGCTGACCTCAATCGATCGCAGCGCGCACTCGGCGATCAGTCCGCCGGCTCCCAGAGTCTCGTCGTCGGGGTGAGCGGAGACGACAACCACTCGATCGAACCGGTCGAGATGAAGATCCCCAAGCGAATCGAGGCGCGGATCTGATCGCCAGACCGCCTGGGAGGTACCGGCATCACGGGCGTCGAAGGTCACCACGGCTCGGCCGAGCCTTCCAGTAGCTGGGAGCCGAGCGCCGCTTCGTCCTTCTCCGCGTGATGCTGGCGGAGGTAGAGCGTGAGATCGGCCACACGTTTCGCGTGTGCTTCGTCCACGGCCAGCGGACCTGGCCCGAGCGCGCGCCCAACACGCCGAATGACCTGGTCACAAGCGCCAGCGACGGTGTCGCGAACCCGGAGGGCGAGAAGGCTGCCGTCGTGGCCGGTCGCATAGCCCCCGTCGACGAGTGAGGCCGCCTCGGCGAGGGCGCGACGGGCATCGCTCAGCCGGGCATCCACCGCACCGAGATGCGCGAGGCTGAATGGCCCGGCTGATGCTTGCGTGGCGGTGAAGAGCGTTCGTGCGAGACCCACTGCGCCCCCGTACCAGCAGGCGGCCACTCCGATGCCGCCCCAGGCGAATCCAGGCCTGTCCAGGTACCAGCCTCGCTCGCCCACTCCGGTGGCTGCCACTGCAGAGAACCTGACGGGTCCACTCGGTATCTCGACGAGCCCCCGCGCGTGCCAGTGGTCTGAGGGGACTGTGATTCCTTCATCCCGGAGGGCTACGGAGTACAACTGTCTTTCTTCACTGTCGCCGACGTGCGCCGAGACGAGTGCATTGTCCAATCGATCGGCGAGGGAGCACCAGGCCTTGGTGCCGGTGAGGTGTCCGTTGCGTTCCGTCAGGGGATCGCCGCCGCCCTCGGCCGCGAAGACTCCCCACGTGCCCGTACCCACGCGGTCGTCTGCGCCCGCCTGGTGGAGGATGGCCAGGGCATCCAGATGGGGTTCGATCGCACGCGCAACTCCGAGATCCCGCGCGGAGATTGTGGCGAGTGTCTCCCAGAGTTCCGCCGTGCGGCCCTCACCCGGAAACACGCCGTGCGATCCGAGCAACTGCGCGAGTGCGAGAGCTTCGTCGACGGTCGACGCGGGTTCGACGAGAGCAACGCGCACGAGCGACGCCGCCGAATGTTGTCGGGAAGGTGCCGACAGGGTCACTGCACTGGGCGAACTGGGCACGCTTCGAACTCCGATCCTGCGAAAGCGGCGAAACCGTGGGAACTGTGTGCCAACGGTCGCGTCTGCCTGATTGGGCTGATTCGTCCGCATGGGTCACCACTGTAGAACGAGGAGCGATTCGGATCGAAACGGGCCTGCACCCCTTGCGCCGACCCGAGATTTGGTTCAGTGTCAAGCCTCCGGCGGCAGTTGTGGAAGCAGACCGAGTGTCGACCAAGATGTTGTCATGTCTTCAGATTCTCCTCGTTCCCTCCCGTACCCCCTCGGTGTCACACTGCACAGTGACGGCATCTCCTTCGCTGTCTACTCCGAAACGGCGGACTCCGTCGACTTCTGCAGCTTCGACGCAGACGGGCTTGAGACGCCGACACGGCTCACCGAGCGCACGGGGCACGTCTTTCACGGATTCGTTCCCGGTGTCGGCGTCGGCACGCGGTACGGAATCCGGGTCGACGGGCCGTGGGACCCAGCGAATGGGTTGCGGCACAACCCCCACAAGCTCCTCCTCGACCCGCACGCCACCGCGATCGAGGGTGAATACACGTGGGGACAAGACGTCTTCGGGCACGACATGGGCGAACCGGAGAACCGCGACGACAGCGACTCTGCGCCGTCGACTCCGCGCTGCATCATCACCGACCCTGCATTCGACTGGAACGCCGACGGTGAGGATCGCGCACCTCGAACCCCGCTCGCAGAGACGATCATCTACGAGACGCATGTGAAGGGGTTCACGAAACTCCACCCCGACGTTCCCCAGGAGATTCGCGGAACGTACGCCGGACTGGCTCATCCCGCAGCGATCAAGCACCTCACCGACCTCGGTGTCACCGCCGTCGAACTCATGCCTGTGCACCAGTTCGTGCAGGACAGCCACCTGCTCGAGAAGGGACTTCGCAACTACTGGGGTTACAACTCCATCGGCTTCTTCGCTCCTCACGGCGACTACTCGTCAGGTGGAGACGGTGGCGCCCAGGTGCCGGAGTTCAAGGCCATGGTGAAGGCTCTGCACCAGGCTGGCCTCGAGGTCATCCTCGATGTGGTCTACAACCACACCGCAGAAGGCAATCACCTGGGCCCGACGCTGTCGTTCAAGGGCATCGACAACGCGGCGTACTATCGCCTCGTCGAAGACGACCGGTCATCATATTTCGACACGACAGGCACCGGAAACTCCCTCAATGTCGGCCATCCCACCGCCCTCGGACTCATCATGGACTCGTTGCGCTACTGGGTCACCGAGATGCACGTCGATGGCTTTCGCTTCGACCTGGCAACGACTCTCACCCGGCAGGGCGGTGACGCGGAACTGCATTCCGCGTTCCTGACGCTGATCGCCCAGGACCCCGTGCTCGCGCCGGTCAAGATGATCGCTGAGCCCTGGGACACCGCGGGCTACCAGGTGGGCGGCTTTCCGGCCGACTGGTCGGAGTGGAACGGCAAGTTCCGCGACGACGTGCGGGATTTCTGGAACGGCAGCGACGGTGTTCTCGGAACCCTCTCGCAGCGGGTTCTCGGCAGCCCCGATGTCTACGAAGCCGACCGGCGCTCACCGCTGTCGAGCGTGAACTTCGTGACCGCCCATGATGGTTTCACTCTGGCCGACCTCACCTCGTACAACCAGAAGCACAACGCCGCCAACGGTGAAGACAACAACGACGGCGAGAGCGACAACCGCTCGTCGAACGGTGGCGCAGAGGGACCGACCGACGACCAGGCGGTCAACACGCGCCGCGACATCCTGCGCCGCAACTTTCTCGCAACGCTCCTGCTCTCGGCCGGAGTTCCGATGATTCTCGGGGGAGACGAGATCGCCCGCACCCAGGGCGGTAACAACAACGCCTATTGCCAGGACGACGAGATCTCGTGGTTCGACTGGACGAACGCCGATCGGGAACTGCTCGAGTTCACCAGGGCGCTGATCGCATTACGCGCCGAGAACCCCGCGCTACGGCCGGCCTGGTTCCGGCAGGCACCCGAGGTGGGTGGCAGTGACACTGTTGCCGTCGACCGTTCAGACGCTGAAGGCTTCACCGACGACGACTGGCAGAATCCGGATGCCCGTTCGATCAGTTTCGTGCTCGAACACTCCGGCGCCGATGCTTTCGCACTGTTGCTCAACTCCGCAGAGAACGGAGTCGAATTCACCGTTCCGGCCGCGCCGCAGGAGAAATGGGAACTCGCGATCTCGAGTGACCCCGATCAGTCGGTCGAGGGTGAGGTGACGACTCTCATCGTTCGTGGGTGCTCGTTCACCCTGCTGCGCAGTCGTGCTGGTTGAGTAGCGGCGCAGCCGCTACGTCGTGTTACCGAACCCGCGTGACGTCACTGCAGCGATGAGGTCAGCCGTGCGAGGTTGTCGAGGATCGTCGAGCGGAGGGGCTGCTTCATCCACTCCTCGAGAGTGAGTTCACGGCTCACCGTGCGATAACCGTCTTCGACTGCGCGCATCTCCTGAACGAACGTCGCACCGCGAACCATCAGTGAGATCTCGAAGTCCAGGCTGAACGACCTGATATCCATGTTGCTCGAACCGATGACAGCGATGTCGTCGTCGATCGTGAAGTGCTTGGCGTGCAAGATGTAGGGTGCCTGGTAAAGCCAGATCGTGACCCCCGAGCGCAGCAGCTCCTCATAGTACGAACGCTGCGCGTGGTAGACACCGGCCTGGTCGCCGATCTCCGAAACGAACAGCTGGACCTCGATGCCGCGCTGGCACGCCGTCGTGATCGCATAGAGCATGGAGTCGTCCGGCACGAAGTAGGGGCTCGTGATGATGACCTTCTGTTGTGCGTAGTACATCAGCGCCAGGAACAGGCGCAGGTTGTTCTCGCCTTCGAAACCGGGCCCGCTCGGCACCAGTTGGCAGTCGAGCGCTGAGGGGGAGGTGTCGATGATCTCGTCGGCGATCTGTACGGTCTCGCGATCGAGCAGCTCGTTCGTCTCGCTGTACCAGTCGGTGATGAAGATGGCGTTGATACCGCTCACTATCGGGCCGTGAACGCGGGTCATCAGATCCTGCCACTTCAGGCCGCGCCGGATGTTGCTCTTCTTGTTGTAGCTGCGGTCGATCAGGTTCTGCGAGCCCATGAAGCCCAGCGTGCCGTCGATGACGAGCAGCTTGCGGTGGTTGCGAAGGTCGGGGCGCTGCCATTTGCCCTTCAGGGGTTGCACGGGCAGCATGAAGTGCCAGAGAACGCCGATCTCGGTGAGCTTCGTGAAGGTCTCCCGGTGGGTGGACGTTCGGACCGAAGCGACATGGTCCAGAAGCACCCGCACCGTCACTCCGCGTTTCACGGCTGCTTCGAGGGCTGAGAAGAAATCGGCCGTCACCGGATCGAGCGCAATGATGTAGAACTCGCAGTGCACGAAGGTCTTTGCCTGGTTCACTGCGGCCGTCATGGCTGCGATCGACCCGGCATAGTCACCTATCAGCGTGGCGGTATTTCCACCCACCAATGGCATCGCACCGAGCTCGCGATTCAGGTGTACGACAGACCGCAGCCACTGGGGCCAGGGCTTGTCATCGCTGACCAGTTCGATTCCCTTGGTCGTCTCGATGATGAAACTGTTGATCGCGGCCTGTTTCTCGCGCCTCTTCTTCGGCAGCTTGTAACTGCCGATGAGGAGAAAGAAGGCGACTCCGAGATAGGGGATCAGAAAGATCGCGAGCAACCAGGCCATCGCCGCCGAAGGCCGACGGTTGCGTGGCACGATGATGATCGCGGCGAACCGAACGGCAAGATCGAGAAGAAGCGACAGCACCAGCACAAGAATGGTTATCTGTTCCCCGGTCACTCCTTCATTATGTCGGTGAGTGCAGTGCCTCGGTGAGTGGCAATTTCACTACGATTTCGCTGTGGATGATCGCCGACAGTTGATCGGCGCGGTTCGGCAGGCCACAGTTGAGTCATGTCGTCAAACCAGACCAGTGAGATCGACGCGTTCCTGCGGGGGCTCGATCACCCTTTCAAAGCCCAGGTCGCCCAGCTCCGACTTGCAGTGCTGCAGTCGGACGATTCGATCTCCGAACACATGAAGTGGAACGCCCCGAGCTTCATCTTCGCCGGCGAAGACCGGGTCACGTTCAACCTCCGCACGCGCGATCGTGTGCAGATCATCCTGCACCGCGGTTCGAAGGTGAAGGCTGAAGACGGCTTCTCGTTCGTCGATGAGAGCGGTCTGGTCAGCTGGGTGACCGGCGAACGAGGCACTGTGAGCTTTCACGACCAGGCCGAGGTGGATGACCGGCTCGAGTCGTTCCTCCGGCTGATCACCCGCTGGGTGAGGGCCGACTCGGGCGAAGCGGTGGCAGCTGTGCCGCCGAAGAGCCCCAGCCCTGCGGCCGGCCACGCGCCTGCGGACGAGGGGCCCGCGCGCAGCAGGGACGTGATCAGGACGGAGGCCGGCTCCTCGATGCCGGTGAGTTACGATCAACCTCTCTCTGAAGGCTTGGCGGCGTTGCTCGATTCCGTCGAAGAGTCGTTCGCGATCACTACGGCAGAGCTTCGGTATCGGGCCGACGGAATCGAGTTCGGTGGATTCGTCGCGAAGCCCGCTGACGCGGAGGGGCCACTTCCCGGAATTCTGATCATCTCCGACTGGACAGGCCTCAACGACCACGTCAGGGTGCGCGCACAGATGCTCGCACGATTGGGCTACGTGGCGCTCGCGGGTGACGTCTACGGCGGTGGCGCCCACCTCAGCTCGCAGAAGGCTCCGGTCGAAGCGGCGAAGTTCTACGACGACCCCGAGCTGTTTCGTGCACGGATGAAGGTGAACCTCAAGCGCCTCTGGGCCGAACCCGGCGTGGACACGTCGCGCGTGGCCGTCATGGGCTATTGCTTCGGCGGCTCGGCGGCGCTCGAGCTGGCGCGCTCGGGTAGTGCTGTTTCGGGGGTCGTCTCGTTCCATGGTCGACTCGACACTCGTCACCCTGCTGATGAAGATGACATCCGTACCCGCCTGCTCGTGCTGACGGGCGGGAACGACCCCGTCGTACCCGATGACTCTGTTGTGCGGTTCGAGAACGAACTGCGCTCGGCCAAAGCTCCCGACTGGCAACTCGTGACCTACAGCGGGGCGATGCACGCGTTCACCATGCCCGATGCCAACTCGCCGGAGTTCGGCGCGCAGTTCGACGCTCTGGCGGACTACCGGTCGTGGATTGCCATGCAGGTGTTCTTCGACGAGATTTTCGCGTGACCTGATTTCCTCTCACCGGGAAGGCACTATCTTTGCATCAGTATCGCCACGCAGGGCGATCTCTGGGCAGTGATGCCGGATTGCGATCGCAGAGGTGCAGCACATGAAGAAGTGGAACATCGTCATCATTCTCGGGCTCGCCCAGTTCGTGATGGTGCTCGACAGCACCGTGATGAACGTCTCGATCTCGAAGGTCGTCACCGACCTCGACACCACGGTCGCCGCGATGCAGAGCGCCATCACGTTCTATACCCTCACTATGGCAGCAGTCATGCTCCTGGGAGCCAAGTTCGGTGACATCTGGGGGCGCCGACGGGCATTCGTCGTGGGGTGCATCGTCTACGGTTGTGGATCGCTGCTCACCGGACTTGCACCGAACATCGTGGTGCTCTTTCTCGGCTGGTCGGTGATCGAAGGCCTGGGCGCTGTGCTGGTGATCCCCGCCATCGCGGCACTCATCGCCGACAACTACCACGACCGCGACCGTGTCACGGCCTACGCGATCATCGGTGCAGTCTCGGGTGGAGCCGTGGCTGCCGGGCCCCTCATCGGTGGTTTCGTCACCACGTACTTCAGCTGGCGGTACGTCTTCTTCGGCGAGGTGCTCATCATGATCGTGGTCCTCATGCTCTCGAGGCTGGTCACCGACAACAGCGCTCCCCAGAAGATCCGCGTTGATGTGCTGAGCGTTCTTCTCTCTGCGGCGGGGCTTGTGGCCATCGTCTTCGGCATGCTGCAGAGCAAGGTCTGGGGATGGGTTCTGCCGCTTCATCCGCCGCAGGTCAATGGCGTACCGATCGAGCCGCTGGGCCTGTCGCTCGTGCCCTATTTCATCGTGGCCGGCGGCGTACTGCTCTGGGCGTTCTTCGTGAGGCAACGACACCTGATCGCCGTCGGTCGGCCGCCTCTGCTGCAGGTCTCGATGTTCCGCATCGCCCAGCTACGTGCAGGACTCTCGGTGCTCGCTGCCCAGTATGCGATCACTGCGGCGATCTTCTTCATGATCCCTGTCTACCTG includes the following:
- a CDS encoding MFS transporter; this translates as MKKWNIVIILGLAQFVMVLDSTVMNVSISKVVTDLDTTVAAMQSAITFYTLTMAAVMLLGAKFGDIWGRRRAFVVGCIVYGCGSLLTGLAPNIVVLFLGWSVIEGLGAVLVIPAIAALIADNYHDRDRVTAYAIIGAVSGGAVAAGPLIGGFVTTYFSWRYVFFGEVLIMIVVLMLSRLVTDNSAPQKIRVDVLSVLLSAAGLVAIVFGMLQSKVWGWVLPLHPPQVNGVPIEPLGLSLVPYFIVAGGVLLWAFFVRQRHLIAVGRPPLLQVSMFRIAQLRAGLSVLAAQYAITAAIFFMIPVYLQMTLGLDALSTGLKIFPLSISLILFSIVGTRLSAVWSPRRIVRLGQFILVASAILLLGSVSLELKGWLFAAGMFFAGSALGLLASQLGNVNMSSVSEDKTSEVGGLQGVLQNLGSSLGTALIGSVLIASLASGFLGGVQSSDLPSSVKTQVNTLSQSGVEIIPVSQVAGIAEKAGLSSSEGDQLASIYGDSQVSALRASLVAVIVLAIVSLLFSKNIPTQIVAGKPKVASRRRAGRE
- a CDS encoding dienelactone hydrolase family protein, which gives rise to MSSNQTSEIDAFLRGLDHPFKAQVAQLRLAVLQSDDSISEHMKWNAPSFIFAGEDRVTFNLRTRDRVQIILHRGSKVKAEDGFSFVDESGLVSWVTGERGTVSFHDQAEVDDRLESFLRLITRWVRADSGEAVAAVPPKSPSPAAGHAPADEGPARSRDVIRTEAGSSMPVSYDQPLSEGLAALLDSVEESFAITTAELRYRADGIEFGGFVAKPADAEGPLPGILIISDWTGLNDHVRVRAQMLARLGYVALAGDVYGGGAHLSSQKAPVEAAKFYDDPELFRARMKVNLKRLWAEPGVDTSRVAVMGYCFGGSAALELARSGSAVSGVVSFHGRLDTRHPADEDDIRTRLLVLTGGNDPVVPDDSVVRFENELRSAKAPDWQLVTYSGAMHAFTMPDANSPEFGAQFDALADYRSWIAMQVFFDEIFA